Proteins encoded together in one Sinorhizobium meliloti window:
- a CDS encoding TetR/AcrR family transcriptional regulator: MSNLSTTSDDILASAQNLLMSGGYNGFSYADISEVVGIRKASIHHHFPSKVDLVRELVKRYREDGQATVAVLERNVPDAFDILKVYANHWAKCIEDASRPYCVCALLASELPSLPPEVAKEVTAFFRFISTWLATVMERGSRQGTLTLASEPHVEAEAFLATVYGAMLSARAYGKPEVFSMILEPALHRLTPTVSH; this comes from the coding sequence ATGAGCAATCTTTCTACGACCTCCGACGACATCCTGGCTTCCGCTCAAAATCTTCTCATGAGCGGCGGCTACAATGGCTTCAGCTACGCCGATATCTCAGAGGTGGTCGGGATTCGTAAGGCTAGTATTCACCACCATTTTCCCAGCAAGGTCGATTTGGTGCGTGAGCTGGTCAAGCGATACCGCGAAGATGGCCAGGCAACCGTGGCAGTCCTTGAGCGGAACGTTCCGGATGCATTCGACATCCTCAAGGTTTATGCAAACCACTGGGCCAAATGCATTGAGGATGCTAGCAGGCCGTACTGCGTCTGTGCGCTGCTTGCCAGCGAGCTGCCGTCTCTGCCGCCGGAGGTCGCAAAGGAGGTGACGGCATTCTTCCGCTTCATCTCTACTTGGCTGGCGACAGTGATGGAGCGTGGCTCCAGGCAAGGGACCCTCACCCTCGCCAGCGAGCCTCACGTCGAAGCCGAAGCATTTCTGGCGACGGTTTATGGGGCGATGCTGTCGGCCAGAGCCTACGGGAAACCGGAAGTATTCTCGATGATACTCGAACCTGCTCTCCATCGTCTTACGCCCACAGTCTCTCACTGA